One Lactobacillus sp. ESL0785 DNA window includes the following coding sequences:
- the lacA gene encoding galactose-6-phosphate isomerase subunit LacA, with the protein MRVVIGSDQDGFELKEKVKNYLNARDYDVLDVTPEPAEDFVESSLKVTHEVMDNGIKKAIMFDEYGVGSAMASNKVKGMVTANVNEERTAHMTAMHNGAKAIALGSGIVGDKLAYSIVQHYLDTEYAGGRHQIRLNMLEEMI; encoded by the coding sequence ATGAGAGTTGTTATTGGTAGCGATCAAGATGGTTTTGAATTAAAAGAAAAGGTGAAAAATTATCTTAACGCCCGTGATTATGACGTTTTAGATGTAACGCCAGAGCCAGCAGAAGATTTTGTTGAATCAAGTTTAAAAGTTACTCATGAGGTAATGGATAACGGGATTAAAAAAGCAATCATGTTTGACGAATATGGTGTTGGTTCTGCTATGGCTTCAAATAAAGTTAAAGGTATGGTTACAGCCAATGTTAATGAGGAAAGAACAGCTCATATGACGGCGATGCATAATGGTGCTAAAGCAATTGCTTTGGGTAGTGGCATTGTTGGTGACAAACTTGCGTATTCAATTGTGCAACACTATCTTGATACTGAGTACGCTGGCGGTCGTCATCAAATTCGCTTAAATATGCTTGAGGAAATGATTTAA
- a CDS encoding TIM-barrel domain-containing protein: MIVNILKQDDFYKVTYSSGLVARIYLLAPNIFRYYIDPTGQYQAPEQSQSGLHAQILAPDVAEYGLASISSKIQETATTWSIVTTGMVINFAKDTGAMNVQVNGKTILQEVQPVIVSDNGSKQFLQATAKANYFGGGTQNGRFNLTHQRIVVANTNNWLDQGVASPAPFYWSTAGYGVLRYTFTRGEYDFASNNNVVTTWHEENRFDAIYFFAPTPYKLLHTYQQLTGLPLLMPVFGFYEAHLNAYNRDYWVKTSAQAKGAIKYPDGNYYREYHPQELPPELKDKAIRETLNGEQGGAAYLLSARGMLDQYLANDLPLGWFLPNDGYGAGYGQTDTLEGNLQNLRNFIRYANSRGVEVGLWTQQNLQPVDPAHPQTSDRDFEQELAAGVTALKTDMAWVGAGYSFGLNGTQTAAAMIKKIKGKNLRPFIITMDGWAGTHNTAAVWTGDQKGGQWEYIRFQIPTYIGEGLSGQPNVGSDMDGIYLGSNPIVNTRDYQWKAFTPIQLNMDGWGTNPKNPFAFSDQITAINRAYLKQKTMLLPYIYTAARAAVTAGKPLVRALFLEYPDLPECYSDLVKYEYLWGDEFLIAPIYQNTAADAGGNDIRNGIYLPDKKQIWFDYYTGKAYQGGQVLNNFAAPLWKLPVFVKAGAIIAKAPATNTPKEYEQVKSVRQFEIYPAKTSQITLYEDDGISAKYLDGAFAQTTIMAQLAADKLLIKIAPTIGHYDKMNLNRSTELAIKLNKQPLAVLAKLAGQKCELKQVDNAADFMQRTNVYYLDKQYLPNPYLANIGTELAQTFLRIKLATVDVSQTAIELQITNVDTASTPQNCLPSKQVACAAPTDFSSSNVQTTTLSWQLADEKLGRVTYNVKVDGVLYTGITEPKLVVQGLTPGQQHSFAVQTVTSKGATAWSRQQLF; this comes from the coding sequence ATGATTGTCAATATATTAAAGCAGGATGATTTTTATAAAGTAACTTATTCTAGTGGTCTAGTAGCACGTATTTATTTGCTTGCGCCTAATATTTTTCGTTATTATATTGATCCAACTGGTCAATACCAAGCACCTGAGCAATCACAATCAGGATTGCATGCACAAATTTTAGCTCCAGATGTTGCTGAATATGGTCTGGCTTCAATTAGTAGTAAAATTCAAGAAACTGCTACTACATGGTCGATTGTAACTACAGGTATGGTAATTAATTTTGCTAAAGATACTGGTGCAATGAATGTACAAGTGAACGGCAAGACCATTTTGCAGGAAGTGCAACCGGTTATTGTTAGTGATAATGGCAGTAAGCAATTTTTGCAAGCAACTGCTAAAGCTAATTATTTTGGTGGTGGTACACAAAATGGCCGGTTTAATTTAACCCACCAGCGAATTGTTGTTGCTAATACTAATAATTGGCTTGATCAGGGAGTAGCATCACCAGCACCTTTTTATTGGTCAACAGCTGGTTATGGCGTTTTACGTTACACTTTTACGCGTGGTGAATATGATTTTGCTAGCAATAATAATGTAGTAACTACTTGGCACGAGGAAAATCGTTTTGATGCAATTTATTTCTTTGCGCCCACGCCGTACAAGTTGCTTCATACGTATCAGCAATTAACAGGTTTACCGTTGTTAATGCCAGTGTTCGGCTTTTATGAGGCGCATTTGAATGCTTATAATCGTGATTACTGGGTAAAAACTTCGGCTCAAGCTAAAGGTGCAATTAAATATCCTGATGGCAATTACTATCGGGAATATCATCCGCAAGAATTACCGCCAGAACTAAAGGATAAGGCAATTCGCGAAACTTTAAATGGTGAGCAAGGTGGGGCAGCTTATTTATTAAGTGCACGTGGGATGTTAGATCAATATTTGGCTAACGATCTGCCATTAGGGTGGTTTTTACCTAATGATGGCTATGGTGCTGGTTATGGTCAAACAGATACATTAGAAGGTAATTTACAAAATTTGCGGAATTTTATTCGTTATGCCAATTCCCGTGGCGTAGAAGTAGGACTATGGACGCAGCAGAATTTACAGCCTGTTGATCCGGCTCATCCGCAAACTAGCGATCGTGATTTTGAACAAGAACTGGCAGCAGGCGTTACAGCGTTGAAAACTGATATGGCATGGGTTGGTGCAGGCTACTCTTTTGGTCTGAATGGTACACAGACTGCTGCGGCAATGATTAAAAAAATTAAGGGTAAAAATTTACGTCCGTTCATAATTACGATGGACGGTTGGGCTGGTACGCATAATACAGCAGCAGTTTGGACTGGAGATCAAAAAGGTGGTCAATGGGAATATATTCGTTTTCAAATCCCGACCTATATTGGTGAAGGGCTATCTGGTCAACCAAATGTTGGTTCTGATATGGATGGTATTTATCTTGGCAGTAATCCGATTGTGAATACGCGTGACTATCAGTGGAAAGCTTTTACCCCAATTCAACTAAATATGGACGGCTGGGGAACTAATCCGAAAAATCCGTTTGCATTTTCGGATCAAATTACAGCCATTAATCGCGCCTATCTAAAACAAAAGACAATGTTATTGCCGTATATTTATACTGCTGCACGGGCAGCAGTAACTGCTGGTAAACCACTTGTGCGGGCGCTCTTTTTAGAATATCCAGATTTACCAGAATGTTATTCTGACTTAGTAAAGTATGAATATTTATGGGGTGATGAATTTTTAATTGCCCCAATTTATCAGAATACCGCTGCTGATGCCGGAGGTAATGATATTCGTAATGGTATTTATTTGCCTGATAAGAAGCAAATTTGGTTTGATTACTATACTGGAAAAGCTTATCAAGGTGGTCAAGTATTGAATAATTTTGCGGCACCGCTTTGGAAATTGCCAGTCTTTGTTAAGGCTGGTGCAATTATTGCTAAGGCACCAGCGACGAATACGCCTAAGGAATATGAGCAAGTCAAATCAGTAAGGCAATTTGAAATTTATCCGGCAAAAACCAGTCAAATTACCCTTTATGAAGATGATGGTATTTCTGCTAAGTATCTTGATGGTGCATTTGCGCAAACAACAATCATGGCACAATTAGCAGCTGATAAATTATTAATTAAAATCGCTCCAACTATTGGGCATTATGACAAGATGAATTTAAACCGGTCAACGGAACTAGCAATTAAGTTGAATAAGCAGCCGTTAGCGGTCTTGGCTAAATTGGCTGGGCAAAAATGTGAACTAAAGCAGGTAGATAATGCTGCTGATTTTATGCAGAGAACTAATGTTTATTACTTGGATAAGCAATATTTGCCTAATCCATATTTAGCTAATATTGGTACAGAATTAGCACAAACTTTTTTGCGAATAAAATTGGCAACGGTTGATGTTAGTCAAACAGCGATTGAATTGCAAATTACTAATGTAGATACAGCAAGTACACCGCAAAATTGTTTACCAAGTAAGCAGGTCGCGTGTGCTGCGCCCACTGATTTTAGTAGTAGTAATGTTCAAACCACTACTTTGTCATGGCAATTAGCTGATGAAAAGCTGGGCCGTGTTACCTATAATGTTAAGGTGGATGGTGTGCTTTATACTGGAATTACAGAACCCAAATTAGTTGTTCAGGGATTGACGCCAGGTCAGCAACATTCTTTTGCAGTTCAAACCGTTACTAGTAAGGGAGCTACTGCTTGGAGCCGGCAGCAATTATTTTAA
- a CDS encoding oligopeptide ABC transporter substrate-binding protein, with product MKKGKFVKYLSLLAMAALTLTACGKSNNTNNSATPSVNKLKEAVPTKPVKQGGTLKVALETDTPFQGIFLDEISENTIDYLASQFGDETLFYYDNHYKINDKGPATLKINRKNKTITVTTKKGVKWSDGKQVNAKDLEYSYEIIANKKTNCDRYTDQMANIIGLKAYHDGKSKTISGITYPNGENGRSIVIHFQRMYPGMYNAGSNCYSETAAPYHYLKDVPFDKLQSSNQVRKEPLFFGPYKVQKIVRGQSTTWVPNKYYWRGRPKLDKIVASVVSTNSASEAIKSHKFDVINVINTQWNQVKNTKGVNFVAQIPLVYYYLGFKVGKWDSKQEKNVVDKNNIMNNKALRQAMAYAMNVSEVDKRYTQGLKFRIPTLIPAGFGDYFDKNAKGYSFNLNKANKILDKAGYKKKGKWRVQPNGKPLKINFMAMSGNATQEPIIQNYLQQWHKIGLDVKLLGGRLTEQNSFYDKLQKDNPDVNAYIGGFGLSTEPSQANLYSEKSLGNFSRFATPENTKLINEMDAPASFNHQHRVQIFHEWQKYMNDEAYIVPLDSAYEITAVNNKLTNYSVAPSKCANKHPIWYDIGFTK from the coding sequence ATGAAGAAAGGTAAATTTGTTAAATATTTGAGCTTGCTTGCAATGGCAGCTCTAACGTTAACTGCTTGTGGGAAAAGCAATAACACAAATAATTCAGCAACACCAAGTGTTAATAAGCTTAAAGAAGCGGTGCCAACCAAGCCAGTCAAACAAGGTGGTACCCTTAAAGTTGCTCTTGAAACAGACACACCATTTCAAGGCATTTTCTTAGATGAAATTTCAGAAAATACGATTGATTATTTGGCATCCCAATTTGGTGATGAAACTTTATTTTATTATGATAATCATTATAAGATTAATGATAAGGGTCCGGCTACACTTAAAATTAACCGGAAAAACAAGACGATTACAGTAACTACTAAAAAAGGTGTCAAATGGTCCGACGGTAAGCAAGTTAATGCTAAGGACCTAGAATATTCTTACGAAATTATTGCTAACAAAAAGACTAACTGCGACCGTTACACAGACCAAATGGCCAACATTATTGGTTTGAAAGCTTATCACGATGGTAAAAGTAAAACTATTTCCGGAATTACTTATCCAAATGGTGAAAATGGCCGCAGTATTGTAATTCACTTCCAGCGTATGTATCCCGGAATGTATAATGCCGGCAGCAACTGTTATAGCGAAACAGCAGCACCTTATCATTATTTAAAGGATGTTCCTTTCGATAAATTACAGTCAAGCAATCAAGTCAGAAAGGAACCATTGTTTTTTGGCCCTTATAAAGTCCAAAAAATTGTCCGTGGTCAATCAACTACTTGGGTACCAAACAAGTACTATTGGCGTGGTCGGCCAAAGTTAGATAAGATTGTAGCTTCAGTCGTTTCAACCAATTCTGCTTCCGAAGCAATTAAGAGTCACAAATTTGATGTTATTAACGTTATTAATACCCAATGGAACCAAGTCAAGAATACTAAGGGAGTTAACTTCGTGGCCCAAATTCCACTTGTTTACTACTATCTTGGCTTCAAAGTTGGTAAATGGGACAGCAAACAAGAAAAGAATGTTGTTGATAAAAACAACATTATGAATAATAAAGCTCTTAGACAAGCAATGGCTTATGCCATGAATGTCAGCGAGGTCGACAAGCGTTATACCCAAGGATTGAAATTCCGTATCCCTACTTTAATTCCTGCTGGTTTTGGCGATTACTTCGACAAAAATGCTAAGGGTTATAGCTTTAATTTAAATAAGGCTAACAAAATCTTGGACAAGGCTGGTTATAAGAAGAAAGGCAAGTGGCGTGTTCAACCTAACGGTAAACCACTTAAAATCAATTTCATGGCAATGAGCGGTAATGCTACCCAAGAGCCAATTATCCAAAATTATTTACAGCAATGGCACAAGATTGGCCTTGATGTTAAGTTATTGGGTGGTCGTTTAACCGAGCAAAACTCTTTCTATGATAAATTGCAAAAAGATAATCCTGATGTCAACGCTTATATCGGTGGTTTTGGTCTATCAACTGAACCCTCACAAGCCAATTTGTACAGCGAAAAATCGTTGGGCAACTTTTCACGATTTGCCACACCAGAAAATACGAAGCTAATCAATGAAATGGATGCACCTGCTTCTTTTAATCATCAACATCGAGTTCAAATCTTCCATGAATGGCAAAAATATATGAACGATGAAGCTTATATTGTACCGCTAGACAGTGCATACGAAATTACAGCTGTTAATAACAAATTAACTAACTATTCGGTTGCACCATCTAAGTGTGCCAACAAGCACCCAATCTGGTATGACATTGGCTTTACTAAATAA
- a CDS encoding DeoR/GlpR family DNA-binding transcription regulator, with protein sequence MLKSERLKTILQVINTQKFVTVDELAQALKVSDMTIRRDLNELDKLGKISRIHGGAQLISDQIRNEKSYQQKREIHSKEKLEIAKRACNLIHENDSIYVGPGTTLELMVANLKIKHLRIVTNSLPVFEAARNNLNDYELIMVGGSYRRISGAFLGTLTNNELKTMSFSVGFVGANGIKNTSITTANLEEGQTEGIGLDHSQSKFVVADYSKLDHSDFHQFYDLRNVDGLITNHEVGSDVEKHYSQFTTVYK encoded by the coding sequence ATGTTAAAAAGTGAAAGACTAAAAACAATTTTACAAGTAATTAATACCCAAAAATTTGTTACTGTGGATGAATTAGCTCAGGCGCTGAAAGTTTCAGATATGACAATTAGACGTGACCTAAATGAATTGGATAAGTTGGGTAAAATTTCTAGAATTCATGGTGGTGCACAATTAATTTCAGATCAAATTAGAAATGAAAAGAGCTATCAGCAAAAGCGAGAAATTCATAGTAAGGAAAAGCTTGAAATTGCTAAACGAGCTTGCAATTTAATTCATGAAAATGATTCTATTTATGTTGGCCCAGGTACCACTTTGGAATTAATGGTTGCTAATCTTAAGATTAAACATCTGCGAATTGTAACTAATTCGCTGCCTGTTTTTGAAGCAGCACGTAACAATCTTAATGATTATGAGTTAATTATGGTTGGTGGTTCATATAGAAGAATTAGTGGTGCTTTTTTGGGAACTCTTACTAACAATGAATTAAAGACCATGTCATTTTCAGTTGGTTTTGTTGGGGCAAATGGGATTAAAAATACTTCTATAACAACAGCTAATTTGGAAGAGGGTCAGACTGAGGGTATAGGACTAGACCATTCACAAAGTAAATTTGTTGTCGCAGATTATTCAAAGTTGGATCATAGTGATTTTCATCAGTTTTATGATTTACGAAATGTGGATGGGTTAATTACTAATCACGAAGTTGGATCAGATGTAGAAAAGCATTACAGTCAATTTACAACTGTTTACAAGTAG